One window of the Camelus ferus isolate YT-003-E chromosome 12, BCGSAC_Cfer_1.0, whole genome shotgun sequence genome contains the following:
- the GTSF1 gene encoding gametocyte-specific factor 1 isoform X2, with protein sequence MEETYIDSLDPEKLLQCPYDKNHQIRACRFPYHLIKCRKNHPDIANKLATCPFNARHQVPRAEISHHISTCDDKSCIEQDVVNQTRNLGQETLAESTWQCPPCDEDWDKDLWEQTSTPFVWGTANYCGNNSPASNRVMEHKSNLASGMRVPKSLPYVLPWKNNGNAQ encoded by the exons ATGGAAGAAACCTACA tcGATTCCCTGGACCCTGAAAAGCTATTACAATGCCCCTATGATAAAAACCACCAGATCAGGGCCTGCAGGTTTCCTTATCATCTTATCAAGTGCAGAAAG aatCATCCTGATATCGCAAACAAACTGGCTACTTGTCCCTTCAATGCTCGTCATCAGGTTCCTCGGGCTGAAATCAGTCATCATATCTCGACCTGTGATGACAAAAGCTGTATTGAGCAGGATGTAG TCAACCAAACCAGAAACCTTGGACAAGAGACTCTGGCTGAGAGCACATGGCAGTGCCCTCCTTGTGATGAAGACTGGGACAAAG ATTTGTGGGAACAGACCAGCACCCCTTTTGTCTGGGGCACAGCCAACTACTGTGGCAACAACAG CCCCGCAAGCAACAGAGTTATGGAACATAAGAGTAACCTGGCTTCAGGCATGCGCGTTCCCAAGTCTCTGCCGTATGTTCTGCCATGGAAAAACA ATGGAAATGCGCAGTAA
- the GTSF1 gene encoding gametocyte-specific factor 1 isoform X1 — MEETYIDSLDPEKLLQCPYDKNHQIRACRFPYHLIKCRKNHPDIANKLATCPFNARHQVPRAEISHHISTCDDKSCIEQDVVNQTRNLGQETLAESTWQCPPCDEDWDKADLWEQTSTPFVWGTANYCGNNSPASNRVMEHKSNLASGMRVPKSLPYVLPWKNNGNAQ, encoded by the exons ATGGAAGAAACCTACA tcGATTCCCTGGACCCTGAAAAGCTATTACAATGCCCCTATGATAAAAACCACCAGATCAGGGCCTGCAGGTTTCCTTATCATCTTATCAAGTGCAGAAAG aatCATCCTGATATCGCAAACAAACTGGCTACTTGTCCCTTCAATGCTCGTCATCAGGTTCCTCGGGCTGAAATCAGTCATCATATCTCGACCTGTGATGACAAAAGCTGTATTGAGCAGGATGTAG TCAACCAAACCAGAAACCTTGGACAAGAGACTCTGGCTGAGAGCACATGGCAGTGCCCTCCTTGTGATGAAGACTGGGACAAAG CAGATTTGTGGGAACAGACCAGCACCCCTTTTGTCTGGGGCACAGCCAACTACTGTGGCAACAACAG CCCCGCAAGCAACAGAGTTATGGAACATAAGAGTAACCTGGCTTCAGGCATGCGCGTTCCCAAGTCTCTGCCGTATGTTCTGCCATGGAAAAACA ATGGAAATGCGCAGTAA